In Panicum virgatum strain AP13 chromosome 4N, P.virgatum_v5, whole genome shotgun sequence, a single window of DNA contains:
- the LOC120669092 gene encoding uncharacterized protein LOC120669092, whose translation MPITFDRRDHWVHLPRPGAYPLVVSPVVSQVRLAKVLVNGGSALDIIFASTLESMGYDMTSLVPSDQAFYGIIPGAGSTPVGRATLPVTFGTRDNYRTEYVNFEMPTPKGVLSVYGDLQTSYACEAKNIELSDTLEQSRNLVLVARVAKNVLADQQPIPAKESTSESQLAPAVATKTIVLQDDGPHKTAVIGASLDSA comes from the exons ATGCCGATCACCTTCGACCGCCGTGACCACTGGGTACACCTGCCCAGGCCGGGTGCCTACCCCCTCGTGGTTAGCCCGGTGGTGAGCCAGGTCCGCCTGGCCAAAGTACTCGTCAACGGTGGCAGTGCCctcgacatcatcttcgccaGCACATTGGAGAGCATGGGCTACGACATGACCTCCCTGGTCCCATCTGATCAGGCCTTCTATGGCATCATCCCCGGAGCCGGGTCGACTCCGGTCGGCCGGGCCACTCTGCCAGTCACCTTCGGCACTCGCGACAACTACCGCACCGAGTATGTCAACTTCGAG ATGCCAACTCCAAAGGGGGTCCTCTCGGTCTACGGAGATCTGCAGACCTCCTACGCGTGCGAGGCCAAGAACATCGAACTCTCCGACACCCTGGAACAATCCAGGAACTTGGTTCTTGTTGCTCGGGTAGCAAAGAATGTCCTGGCGGACCAGCAGCCGATCCCCGCCAAGGAGTCGACTTCCGAGTCGCAGCTCGCGCCAGCCGTGGCGACCAAGACCATCGTCCTCCAGGACGATGGACCGCACAAGACCGCCGTGATCGGGGCCAGCCTCGACTCGGCGTAG